The proteins below are encoded in one region of Methanofollis aquaemaris:
- the cfbB gene encoding Ni-sirohydrochlorin a,c-diamide synthase, whose protein sequence is MKGLLISGDRSGSGKTSITLALAALLSREATVQTYKVAMDYIDPSYLTAVTGRPCRNLDSYVMSPAQMQGVFEHGAKGADLALVEGVRGLFEGAEALGDAGSTASVAKALDLPVVLVVDARSITRSAAAIVNGYAGFDPEVKVAGVILNNIRTAGHREKTTRAIEHYCGLPVIGAVPRDEGMQLAMRHLGLVPYREGQEGDDFLARVEAIQDVVASCIDLDALKALMVECTPKGPAEEIFAPVQAAPDLRVAVAYDEAFNFYYNDLFDLLGALGAEVVTFSPIHDPFPEADGYILGGGYPELYAGGLEKNVRMREGLRAAAENDVPIYAECGGLIYLTDRLVLRSGWQGREHEEVYEMCGVLPGEAAIPARRSLGYVEGRSGPACPFGDWAFRGHEFHYSEVILDEGTTYAYRLSRGTGISGGMDGAVRGNVLASYTHLHPVASAALYRGFVSRCRERLNGP, encoded by the coding sequence ATGAAAGGACTCCTCATCTCAGGCGACCGGTCGGGCAGCGGGAAGACGAGCATCACCCTCGCCCTCGCCGCCCTCCTCTCGCGGGAGGCCACGGTGCAGACCTACAAGGTGGCGATGGACTACATCGACCCCTCGTATCTGACGGCGGTCACCGGACGACCCTGCCGGAACCTGGACTCCTATGTGATGTCCCCGGCCCAGATGCAGGGAGTCTTCGAGCACGGCGCGAAGGGCGCCGACCTCGCCCTGGTCGAAGGGGTACGGGGTCTTTTCGAGGGTGCCGAGGCCCTGGGCGATGCCGGCAGCACCGCCTCGGTCGCCAAGGCCCTCGACCTCCCGGTGGTCCTGGTCGTGGACGCCCGGAGCATCACCAGGAGCGCCGCCGCCATCGTCAACGGCTATGCCGGGTTCGACCCCGAGGTGAAGGTCGCCGGCGTCATCCTCAACAACATCAGGACCGCAGGTCACCGTGAAAAGACCACGAGAGCCATCGAACACTACTGCGGGCTCCCGGTGATCGGTGCGGTCCCCAGAGACGAGGGGATGCAGCTGGCGATGCGCCACCTCGGGTTGGTCCCGTACCGCGAGGGGCAGGAGGGCGACGACTTTCTGGCGCGGGTCGAGGCTATTCAAGACGTCGTGGCATCGTGCATCGACCTCGACGCCCTGAAGGCGCTGATGGTCGAGTGCACCCCGAAAGGTCCGGCCGAGGAGATCTTTGCGCCGGTGCAGGCGGCACCCGACCTCAGGGTCGCGGTCGCCTACGACGAGGCCTTCAACTTCTACTACAACGATCTCTTCGACCTCCTCGGTGCGCTGGGTGCGGAGGTCGTGACCTTCAGTCCCATCCACGACCCCTTCCCCGAGGCGGACGGCTATATCCTCGGCGGCGGGTATCCCGAACTCTACGCCGGAGGACTGGAGAAAAATGTCAGGATGCGGGAAGGACTCCGTGCCGCCGCTGAGAACGACGTTCCCATCTATGCCGAGTGTGGCGGGCTCATCTACCTCACCGACCGCCTGGTCCTGCGCTCAGGCTGGCAGGGACGGGAGCACGAGGAGGTCTACGAGATGTGCGGCGTCCTGCCCGGCGAGGCGGCCATTCCGGCCCGCCGGTCTCTGGGCTATGTCGAGGGGCGGTCCGGTCCTGCCTGTCCTTTCGGCGACTGGGCGTTTCGGGGGCACGAGTTCCACTACTCCGAGGTTATTCTCGACGAGGGCACGACCTATGCCTACCGTCTCTCCAGGGGTACCGGGATCTCGGGCGGCATGGACGGGGCGGTCCGCGGCAACGTGCTCGCGAGCTACACCCACCTCCACCCGGTGGCGAGCGCCGCCCTGTACCGGGGATTCGTCTCCCGGTGCAGGGAACGGCTGAACGGACCATAA
- the ilvE gene encoding branched-chain-amino-acid transaminase — translation MIIYLNGEFVPEEEAKVSVFDHGLLYGDGVFEGIRAYDGRVFRLDEHIDRLYDSAKTIDLEVPITRDEFKEALLETLRRNNLKDAYIRPIVTRGKGDLGLDPRKCATPTVIIIATGWGAMYGDLYEKGLTAITVSVRRNAADALPPNVKSLNYLNNILAKIEANYKGGDEAIFLDTHGNITEGSGDNLFLVKNGVLITPHTLNNLRGVTRHVVLEAAASLGLTVMERDVGYFDLYTADEVFVTGTAAELGPIVTIDGRTIGTGTPGPITKQLMAGFSTITGNEGTPIY, via the coding sequence ATGATCATTTACCTCAACGGTGAGTTTGTCCCCGAGGAAGAGGCAAAGGTCTCGGTCTTCGACCACGGCCTGCTGTACGGCGACGGTGTCTTCGAGGGGATCCGGGCCTATGACGGACGGGTCTTCAGACTGGACGAGCACATCGACCGGCTCTATGACTCGGCCAAGACGATCGACCTTGAGGTTCCCATCACCAGGGACGAGTTCAAGGAGGCGCTCCTTGAGACCCTGCGCAGGAACAACCTCAAGGACGCCTACATCAGACCGATCGTCACCCGCGGCAAGGGCGACCTGGGCCTCGACCCGCGCAAGTGCGCCACCCCGACGGTGATCATCATCGCCACCGGGTGGGGCGCGATGTACGGCGATCTCTACGAGAAGGGCCTGACCGCGATCACCGTTTCGGTTCGCAGGAACGCCGCCGACGCTCTCCCGCCGAATGTCAAGAGCCTCAACTATCTCAACAATATCCTTGCCAAGATCGAGGCCAACTACAAGGGCGGCGACGAGGCGATCTTCCTTGACACCCACGGCAACATCACCGAGGGGTCGGGAGACAACCTCTTCCTGGTCAAGAACGGTGTCCTCATCACCCCGCACACCCTCAATAACCTGCGGGGCGTCACCAGGCATGTCGTCCTCGAAGCCGCGGCATCGCTCGGGCTCACGGTCATGGAACGCGATGTCGGGTACTTCGATCTCTACACCGCCGACGAGGTTTTTGTCACCGGCACGGCGGCAGAACTCGGTCCGATCGTCACCATCGACGGCCGGACCATCGGAACCGGTACCCCCGGCCCGATCACCAAACAGTTGATGGCCGGTTTCTCCACCATCACCGGGAACGAAGGGACCCCGATCTACTGA
- the cfbD gene encoding Ni-sirohydrochlorin a,c-diamide reductive cyclase catalytic subunit — MEYVQPRPSSIVASLYTARDLGVEVAILHGPSGCSFKHARLLEEDGMRVLTTSLGENEFIFGGQGVLERVLRYAETEFSPARMAVIGTCVSMIIGEDIEAAIEASGVETPTIAVDIHAGFRENIEGVLAVLEPAARAGWIDGEELERQRRLLAAANQVERLRGAASQPYIEPSRGDLKHLAARRILDLARSGKRGVAVLNAKKETAYMFADELCALREACPEAEITYLANLEDRGLPKVRADGARILTGMKERGLEPELLGALDEYGENGEAVGERIQEIKPDFAFLVGVPHAVPPEYTDGIETISVTNGPRQVAPLKGIGHAMVVVEVDLHPKTLGVREIVESEFGAVLRSMARGE, encoded by the coding sequence ATGGAATACGTACAACCACGGCCAAGTTCGATCGTCGCCTCCCTGTATACCGCCCGCGACCTCGGGGTGGAGGTGGCCATCCTCCACGGCCCCTCGGGCTGCTCGTTCAAGCATGCCCGTCTCCTCGAAGAAGACGGAATGCGAGTCCTGACCACCTCGCTCGGTGAGAACGAGTTCATCTTCGGTGGCCAGGGCGTTCTGGAACGGGTGCTCAGGTACGCAGAGACAGAATTCTCCCCGGCGCGGATGGCGGTGATCGGCACCTGCGTCTCGATGATCATCGGCGAGGATATCGAGGCGGCCATCGAGGCGTCGGGTGTCGAGACCCCGACAATCGCAGTCGATATCCATGCCGGCTTCAGGGAGAACATCGAGGGCGTCCTTGCGGTCCTCGAACCCGCCGCACGGGCCGGGTGGATCGACGGGGAGGAACTCGAACGTCAACGCCGCCTCCTCGCTGCGGCAAACCAGGTGGAACGGCTCAGGGGTGCGGCATCGCAGCCGTACATCGAACCGTCCCGTGGCGACCTCAAGCACCTCGCCGCTCGCCGTATCCTCGACCTTGCGAGGAGCGGGAAGCGGGGAGTCGCGGTGCTCAACGCGAAGAAAGAAACGGCATACATGTTTGCCGATGAACTCTGCGCCCTCCGCGAGGCCTGCCCTGAGGCCGAGATCACCTATCTTGCCAACCTCGAAGACCGGGGCCTCCCGAAGGTGCGGGCCGACGGCGCCCGCATCCTCACCGGGATGAAGGAGCGGGGGCTTGAACCCGAACTCCTCGGCGCCCTCGACGAGTACGGGGAGAACGGCGAGGCCGTCGGCGAACGGATCCAGGAGATCAAACCCGACTTCGCCTTCCTGGTCGGCGTGCCCCACGCTGTCCCGCCGGAGTACACCGACGGGATCGAGACGATCTCGGTCACCAACGGCCCCAGACAGGTCGCGCCCCTCAAGGGGATCGGCCATGCCATGGTCGTCGTCGAGGTCGACCTCCATCCCAAGACCCTCGGGGTCAGGGAGATCGTGGAGAGCGAGTTCGGGGCGGTGCTCCGGAGCATGGCACGGGGAGAGTGA
- a CDS encoding triphosphoribosyl-dephospho-CoA synthase, producing the protein MECRKKTRVENAQLAMALEVSASPKPGNVDRGHDYPDTRLEHFLASAVFAGRALDLAEEGKTGIGEVILEAVKDTNCHAGGNTHFGAFILLVPLVHGGGVDGAMRAVQETTVEDAVAFYRAFGATQVRVLETDDLDVNDPAALDTLRKQGMTLYDVMAYSAPRDMVAREWTNGFALSQETKDLLFAHGSGKEAIVQAFLDLLAAHPDTFVAKKLGADAARRTMERAGEVKAGEISLEVFDEECLAAGVNPGSLADIMIAGIYLALSEGWRWDS; encoded by the coding sequence ATGGAATGCCGGAAGAAGACGCGAGTTGAGAACGCCCAACTCGCGATGGCCCTGGAGGTCTCAGCCTCCCCGAAGCCGGGGAACGTGGACCGCGGGCACGACTATCCCGATACCCGCCTGGAGCACTTCCTGGCCTCGGCGGTCTTTGCCGGCCGGGCTCTCGATCTTGCCGAGGAGGGGAAGACCGGGATCGGCGAGGTGATCCTGGAGGCGGTGAAGGACACCAACTGCCATGCCGGCGGGAACACGCACTTCGGGGCATTCATCCTCCTCGTTCCGCTGGTGCATGGCGGCGGGGTCGACGGGGCCATGCGGGCGGTCCAGGAGACGACGGTCGAGGACGCGGTGGCCTTCTACCGGGCCTTCGGGGCGACGCAGGTGCGGGTGCTCGAGACGGACGACCTGGACGTGAACGACCCCGCGGCCCTCGATACCCTGCGCAAGCAGGGGATGACGCTCTACGATGTGATGGCCTACTCGGCGCCGCGGGACATGGTGGCGCGGGAGTGGACGAACGGGTTCGCCCTCTCACAGGAGACAAAGGATCTCCTCTTCGCCCACGGCAGCGGGAAGGAGGCGATCGTGCAGGCCTTCCTCGACCTCCTCGCCGCCCACCCGGACACCTTTGTCGCGAAGAAACTGGGTGCCGACGCGGCCCGCCGGACGATGGAGCGGGCCGGCGAGGTGAAGGCCGGGGAGATCTCGCTGGAGGTCTTCGACGAGGAGTGTCTGGCCGCCGGGGTGAACCCGGGTTCGCTGGCAGACATCATGATCGCGGGGATCTATCTCGCGCTCAGCGAGGGGTGGAGATGGGATTCCTGA
- a CDS encoding PRC-barrel domain-containing protein, with amino-acid sequence MSFASPVSVVHPKIVAIEKIVGKRVKNALGEDLGEVHHLMVDVPSGSIIFAVLSSGGIMGLGEKLYPVPWQALTEKEDDYLLKIRKETMETAPSFDHNHWPKADDLSWFERVFRFYDYSPPWEIEIK; translated from the coding sequence ATGAGTTTTGCAAGTCCGGTCTCTGTGGTCCACCCAAAGATTGTGGCCATCGAGAAGATCGTCGGCAAGAGGGTGAAAAACGCCCTGGGCGAAGACCTCGGCGAGGTCCATCACCTGATGGTGGACGTGCCCTCAGGTTCGATCATCTTTGCCGTCCTCTCCTCAGGGGGGATCATGGGCCTGGGAGAGAAACTGTACCCCGTGCCCTGGCAGGCACTCACCGAAAAAGAGGACGACTATCTCCTGAAGATCAGGAAAGAAACCATGGAGACCGCACCAAGTTTTGATCACAACCACTGGCCAAAGGCCGACGACCTCTCATGGTTCGAGCGGGTCTTCAGGTTCTACGACTACAGCCCGCCCTGGGAGATCGAGATCAAATAA
- the cfbE gene encoding coenzyme F430 synthase has product MRVLVLDTIHGGTEIAEALEGAGHTVDAVDVYRGEVGISVAEAARRSYDLIVAPVHLDPDHPLLRRGPEVITHHEAVRLLLLSSRPGLMVEVTGARGKTTTATALAHVLGGRGVLHTSMGTFVFPERRRLWRRSITPASVLPAAREAVKCGGWLIAEESLGVSGAGDLAVLTSGDDYPCAAGKRRAITEKVRSLAAAARVLVPAGVTVPGAVGADEVAVVEGTHCIYRYGEVQGSFENPLLALRGYRTPLQMAAVAACLLGRDPTGLADFAPLTGRMAVSREHGRLTVDCANSGACREIAADAAAYARALGGGAPFVLVIGTEGQTICEGFPADEVVAAVQEIGPDKTVIVGDYDADDLPAGAVTAADLEDGISRAEQMSNGGTIVLAVKTWR; this is encoded by the coding sequence ATGAGAGTCCTCGTCCTCGATACTATCCATGGCGGCACTGAGATTGCGGAGGCACTGGAGGGGGCCGGGCACACCGTCGATGCGGTGGACGTCTACCGCGGCGAGGTCGGGATCTCTGTTGCCGAGGCGGCGAGACGATCCTACGATCTGATCGTCGCCCCGGTCCACCTCGATCCCGATCATCCCCTGCTCAGGCGGGGGCCCGAGGTCATCACCCATCATGAGGCGGTCCGCCTCCTCCTTCTCTCATCCCGACCCGGATTGATGGTCGAGGTCACCGGTGCGAGGGGGAAGACCACCACGGCGACGGCCCTGGCGCATGTGCTTGGCGGCCGTGGTGTGCTTCACACCTCGATGGGCACCTTCGTTTTTCCCGAGCGTCGGCGTCTGTGGAGACGCTCCATCACGCCGGCTTCGGTTCTCCCGGCCGCGAGAGAGGCGGTCAAGTGCGGCGGGTGGTTGATCGCCGAAGAGTCTCTCGGCGTCTCGGGGGCCGGCGACCTTGCCGTCCTCACCTCGGGCGACGACTACCCCTGCGCCGCCGGGAAGAGACGGGCCATCACCGAGAAGGTCCGTTCTCTCGCTGCCGCGGCACGGGTGCTCGTCCCTGCCGGGGTGACGGTGCCGGGCGCCGTCGGCGCCGATGAGGTCGCCGTCGTCGAGGGGACGCACTGTATCTACCGGTACGGGGAGGTGCAGGGCTCGTTTGAGAACCCACTCCTTGCCCTACGGGGATACCGGACGCCGCTGCAGATGGCGGCCGTCGCGGCCTGTCTGCTGGGCCGTGACCCGACGGGGTTGGCGGACTTCGCTCCCCTTACCGGGCGGATGGCGGTCTCCCGCGAGCACGGTCGGCTCACCGTTGACTGTGCGAACAGCGGCGCATGCCGCGAGATCGCCGCCGATGCCGCCGCGTACGCACGGGCCCTCGGAGGCGGCGCACCCTTTGTCCTGGTGATCGGGACCGAGGGCCAGACCATCTGCGAGGGCTTCCCGGCCGACGAAGTGGTGGCGGCGGTGCAGGAGATCGGGCCAGACAAAACGGTCATCGTCGGCGACTACGACGCAGACGACCTCCCGGCCGGCGCCGTCACGGCTGCCGACCTGGAGGACGGGATCAGCAGAGCAGAGCAGATGAGCAACGGTGGGACTATTGTCCTTGCCGTCAAGACATGGAGATAG
- a CDS encoding methanogenesis marker 9 domain-containing protein, which yields MIEWYERCGLVLNGQVVKTPVVIASMAGITDAAYVLTRKEHIGAAFIGGYSIDAETMEASRAMAAAGREEFVYDDPITELKEQIKALEGRGVLIGLNLRGSTPASYAAVAEEIGDGVVYEIDAHCRQPQMTALGCGEALLHEPHRLAETVRVLKALDVTVSVKIRAGVADDDRQLARLLWKAGADILHVDLMDFGYARLRQIRNACPLPLIANNSITSFDRAMDLFAHGADMVSLARRSDERTLAGIDAAICRRADETGWYNAPKQLCRGGDIRSLAFCCLPVKHCPLLPFLEKVGLTREEYMEIKTRAVADTPLAQGKMTCFGSMAWCCKSSSPCMLRGIAAKEGGLSDQEYMRLKRQLADKIMERIFDGMPEEDAS from the coding sequence ATGATCGAGTGGTATGAGCGCTGCGGATTGGTCCTCAACGGCCAGGTGGTAAAGACTCCGGTTGTCATTGCTTCGATGGCAGGGATAACCGACGCCGCCTATGTGCTGACCAGAAAAGAGCATATCGGCGCCGCGTTCATCGGCGGATACTCCATCGACGCAGAGACGATGGAGGCGAGCCGTGCGATGGCGGCGGCGGGCCGAGAAGAGTTCGTGTACGACGACCCCATCACCGAGTTGAAGGAGCAGATCAAGGCCCTGGAGGGGAGGGGAGTCCTGATCGGGCTGAACCTGCGGGGAAGCACGCCTGCTTCATACGCGGCGGTCGCTGAGGAGATCGGGGACGGCGTGGTCTATGAGATCGACGCCCATTGCCGCCAGCCCCAGATGACGGCGCTCGGGTGCGGCGAAGCCCTGCTGCACGAACCGCACCGGCTTGCAGAGACGGTCAGGGTGCTCAAGGCCCTGGACGTGACCGTCTCGGTGAAGATCCGTGCCGGGGTCGCGGACGACGACCGCCAACTTGCCCGTCTCCTCTGGAAGGCCGGGGCCGACATCCTCCATGTGGATCTGATGGACTTCGGCTATGCGAGGCTGCGCCAGATCAGGAATGCCTGCCCGCTGCCGCTCATCGCAAACAACTCGATCACCTCCTTCGACCGGGCGATGGACCTGTTCGCCCATGGGGCCGATATGGTCTCTCTCGCAAGACGCTCGGACGAGCGGACCCTGGCCGGGATCGATGCCGCCATCTGCCGGCGGGCCGATGAGACCGGGTGGTACAACGCACCCAAGCAACTCTGCCGGGGCGGCGACATCAGGTCGCTCGCCTTCTGCTGTCTGCCGGTGAAGCACTGTCCGCTCCTCCCGTTCCTCGAAAAAGTCGGGCTCACCAGGGAGGAGTATATGGAGATAAAAACCAGAGCGGTCGCGGATACGCCCCTCGCCCAGGGGAAGATGACCTGCTTTGGAAGTATGGCCTGGTGCTGCAAGTCGAGTTCGCCGTGCATGCTGCGCGGGATCGCGGCGAAGGAGGGCGGGCTCAGCGATCAGGAGTACATGCGCCTGAAGCGTCAACTTGCCGACAAGATCATGGAGCGGATCTTTGATGGAATGCCGGAAGAAGACGCGAGTTGA
- the cfbA gene encoding sirohydrochlorin nickelochelatase, with product MSQKGLLLVGHGSKLSYNQELIEKTAAHIADQHPEYLVRPGFMSMNTPTVEDALNLFKEDEIEMLVVVPLFLAKGIHIVKDIPALLGLPEGENKGTFAHNNGEIPLVYAGPIGPDPLLADLMVKNAEDAINANV from the coding sequence ATGTCACAAAAGGGATTACTACTCGTCGGACACGGCAGCAAGCTGTCCTATAACCAGGAACTCATCGAAAAGACCGCCGCCCACATCGCAGACCAGCACCCTGAATACCTGGTCAGGCCGGGCTTCATGTCCATGAACACCCCGACCGTGGAAGACGCCCTGAATCTCTTCAAGGAGGACGAGATCGAGATGCTTGTCGTCGTCCCACTCTTCCTTGCGAAGGGCATCCACATCGTCAAGGACATCCCGGCCCTTCTCGGCCTCCCCGAGGGCGAGAATAAGGGCACCTTCGCCCACAACAACGGCGAGATCCCGCTGGTCTATGCCGGTCCCATCGGGCCCGACCCCCTCCTGGCCGACCTGATGGTCAAGAACGCCGAGGATGCGATCAACGCAAACGTCTGA
- a CDS encoding type II toxin-antitoxin system RelE family toxin, which produces MVECLYKKTFLKDLTKVPIPLRENIEELVFSAIPDSNDLYTDFDFKKMKGHSDFYRIRVGRYRIGCRLTSSGTLIFYRVKFREEIYFVFP; this is translated from the coding sequence ATGGTTGAATGCCTCTATAAAAAGACATTTTTAAAAGATCTCACAAAGGTGCCGATTCCCCTCAGAGAAAATATCGAAGAACTGGTATTTTCTGCTATACCGGACTCCAACGATCTCTACACTGATTTTGATTTTAAAAAGATGAAAGGGCATTCGGATTTCTACCGGATACGGGTGGGACGATATAGGATTGGATGCAGACTCACCAGTTCAGGTACTCTGATCTTCTACCGCGTAAAATTCAGAGAAGAGATCTATTTCGTATTCCCGTGA
- a CDS encoding nucleotidyltransferase domain-containing protein yields MSNHAGVPDSTTAIRETHNTYWLCGKPRNDLLSAPDALLLYLSSVLRNEEIPPPECSLEAWRLLLRSLYPHWVTPILYGYLRSWDRAHLPPAEVMEIIRREYLIGKVRSVQMDQQLGEILTAAEDHGIRMLILKGPALARSIYSDPAMRGGCDLDLLVCPDQVEETEDLLVALGYRCNNRTFAVSKNFYHEEMFLPDKNDSGCLAVEIHWRCAPSAGFVTAVPPEELFSRAVTISTDKLTFETMAPVDALLHTALHMVFGHTRNIRLTWIHDIALLAGQLRIPEDWAAVRDASATWGARNAVEVGLTMAEVWTGLTLPQGFDDFDLWPSPSEREATIWPDLLRRDESIPSSLKLSLSALPDRREKIHMLRYLAGRTLKNLFW; encoded by the coding sequence ATGAGTAACCATGCCGGTGTCCCGGACTCGACAACGGCTATCAGAGAAACTCACAACACATACTGGCTCTGTGGGAAGCCGAGAAACGATCTCCTCTCGGCGCCGGACGCACTCCTCCTCTACCTCTCTTCGGTCCTGCGGAATGAAGAGATCCCTCCACCGGAATGCAGCCTCGAAGCATGGCGGCTTCTTCTCCGAAGCCTGTACCCGCACTGGGTAACACCGATCCTGTATGGGTATCTCAGGTCATGGGACCGGGCACATCTCCCACCTGCGGAGGTCATGGAGATCATACGCCGCGAATATCTCATCGGCAAGGTCCGTTCGGTCCAGATGGACCAGCAACTTGGTGAGATCCTGACCGCAGCAGAGGACCACGGGATCAGGATGTTGATACTGAAAGGCCCCGCCCTCGCCAGATCGATCTACTCTGACCCCGCGATGCGGGGCGGGTGTGATCTCGATCTGCTGGTCTGCCCCGATCAGGTGGAAGAGACAGAGGATCTTCTCGTGGCTCTCGGGTACCGGTGCAATAATAGAACATTTGCAGTCTCAAAGAATTTTTATCATGAAGAGATGTTTCTCCCGGACAAAAATGATTCTGGATGTTTAGCGGTCGAGATCCACTGGCGGTGCGCTCCCTCGGCGGGGTTCGTCACTGCTGTTCCACCTGAGGAACTCTTCTCACGGGCTGTAACCATCAGCACCGATAAACTCACCTTTGAAACCATGGCGCCGGTTGACGCTCTCCTCCATACAGCACTGCACATGGTCTTTGGCCACACCAGGAACATCCGCCTCACCTGGATACATGACATCGCCCTCCTCGCAGGCCAGCTCAGGATCCCGGAGGACTGGGCGGCGGTGAGGGACGCGAGTGCTACGTGGGGTGCACGGAATGCCGTCGAAGTCGGTCTCACGATGGCGGAGGTCTGGACCGGCCTCACTCTCCCGCAAGGATTCGATGACTTCGATCTCTGGCCTTCGCCATCCGAGAGGGAGGCGACGATCTGGCCCGATCTCCTGAGAAGAGACGAATCGATTCCTTCCTCTCTGAAACTCAGTCTCTCGGCGCTGCCTGACAGAAGAGAGAAGATCCATATGCTGAGGTATCTTGCCGGCCGTACGTTGAAGAATCTCTTCTGGTGA
- a CDS encoding DUF447 domain-containing protein, with product MGFLREGINEVVATTRGNAAPMGIICRNGALSMVLFRGSHTEANIRRDGWVVANFTADPVVWVRTAFEDLPQEDLVAEEVASRRVERLCTCEAWAAFAAEVKHETAEKSLIALTPLAEPAVLKEGVCPVNRGFAGIIEATVHATRYVRSRDPHLRALIDHHLALVQRCGGPREWEAARVLEGFISEDKE from the coding sequence ATGGGATTCCTGAGAGAGGGGATCAACGAGGTGGTCGCGACGACCCGCGGCAATGCCGCACCGATGGGGATCATCTGCCGCAACGGTGCTCTTTCGATGGTCCTCTTCAGGGGTTCCCACACCGAGGCAAATATCAGGCGGGACGGATGGGTGGTGGCAAACTTCACCGCCGACCCGGTGGTCTGGGTGCGGACGGCCTTCGAGGATCTGCCGCAAGAAGATCTGGTCGCCGAGGAGGTGGCGAGCCGGCGGGTCGAGCGTCTCTGCACCTGCGAGGCCTGGGCGGCGTTTGCCGCGGAGGTGAAGCACGAGACCGCCGAGAAGAGCCTGATCGCCCTCACTCCGCTGGCCGAGCCCGCCGTTCTGAAAGAAGGAGTCTGCCCGGTGAACCGCGGGTTTGCCGGGATCATCGAGGCGACGGTGCATGCCACCCGGTACGTCCGGAGCCGCGATCCTCATCTCAGGGCCCTCATCGACCATCACCTCGCGCTGGTGCAGCGGTGCGGTGGGCCGCGGGAGTGGGAGGCGGCACGGGTGCTGGAAGGGTTCATCTCTGAGGATAAGGAGTGA